From the Streptomyces sp. Tu 2975 genome, one window contains:
- a CDS encoding FtsK/SpoIIIE domain-containing protein, with the protein MTGTAIGLLVVVGLALLLKWRRPAWYWLAFGIALAALRVLIRYASVMDACGLTVPPSRLRLAWARIAHRPIPASRPPRILSLRPTRTGLVLRLGLRPGQDAFDFAASTDRLRHSFTMQGVTSREIKSGVVELRMTGYDVLKRVQMPARVIREGLRIPVALREDGEVHYRDYRQVPHALNLGATESGKSVYQRQLVKELAALDVALVGIDCKEGVELYPLARRFSALADNADDAADLLDVLVERMAATYRIVRREQRISSDVPDAEITADIWGLPDHLRPTPIVLLVDEVAELSLFANSAEKKRRERIVTALVRLVQLGRAAGIYVEICGQRFGSELGDGITMLRAQLTGRTAHRVNDEASAKMAFGDISPDAVVAATQIPANRPGTAVAGDSTGGWVRIRAPFTSLRQAVNVCNANAHRTPDLPELAPFRPLPPTVSLVKIPAPTEAPASV; encoded by the coding sequence GTGACCGGGACAGCGATCGGTCTGCTGGTCGTCGTCGGGCTGGCGCTGCTGCTCAAGTGGCGCCGCCCCGCCTGGTACTGGCTCGCCTTCGGCATCGCCCTCGCGGCCCTGCGGGTCCTGATCCGGTACGCCTCGGTCATGGACGCCTGCGGGCTCACTGTCCCGCCGTCCCGGCTGCGGCTGGCCTGGGCCCGCATCGCCCACCGGCCCATCCCGGCCTCCCGACCGCCACGCATCCTGAGCCTGCGCCCGACCCGCACCGGACTGGTGCTGCGGCTGGGACTCCGACCCGGTCAGGACGCCTTCGACTTCGCCGCCTCCACCGACCGGCTGCGGCACTCGTTCACCATGCAGGGCGTCACCTCCCGCGAGATCAAGTCGGGTGTCGTCGAGCTGCGGATGACCGGATACGACGTGCTCAAGCGGGTGCAGATGCCCGCGAGGGTCATCCGTGAAGGCCTACGCATCCCCGTCGCCCTGCGGGAGGACGGGGAGGTCCACTACCGCGACTACCGCCAGGTCCCGCACGCCCTCAACCTCGGTGCCACCGAGTCCGGAAAGTCCGTCTACCAGCGGCAGTTGGTCAAGGAACTCGCCGCACTCGACGTCGCCCTGGTCGGCATTGACTGCAAGGAAGGAGTAGAGCTCTACCCTCTCGCCCGACGCTTCTCAGCGCTTGCCGACAATGCCGACGATGCTGCGGACCTGCTCGACGTCCTCGTGGAGAGGATGGCTGCGACGTACCGGATCGTCCGTCGCGAACAGCGCATCAGCTCGGACGTCCCCGACGCAGAGATCACCGCCGACATCTGGGGCCTGCCGGATCACCTGCGCCCGACTCCGATCGTGCTCCTGGTCGACGAGGTGGCGGAACTGTCGCTGTTCGCCAACTCGGCGGAGAAGAAGCGGCGCGAGCGGATCGTCACCGCACTGGTCCGGCTCGTCCAGCTCGGCCGAGCTGCCGGCATCTACGTCGAAATCTGCGGGCAGCGCTTCGGCTCCGAACTCGGCGACGGAATCACCATGCTCCGCGCCCAGCTCACCGGCCGTACGGCACACCGGGTCAACGATGAAGCCTCCGCCAAGATGGCGTTCGGCGACATCTCCCCGGACGCCGTGGTTGCCGCCACCCAGATTCCCGCGAACCGCCCCGGCACCGCCGTCGCCGGTGACTCGACTGGCGGCTGGGTCCGCATCCGCGCCCCGTTCACCTCGCTGCGCCAGGCCGTGAACGTCTGCAATGCCAACGCACACCGCACGCCGGACCTGCCGGAGC
- a CDS encoding helix-turn-helix domain-containing protein produces the protein MANERLRAMISAKGETVQSVAQHVGVDPKSVERWITTDRTPHRGHRWKASSFLGVDEVYLWPAVTKQAETASTSELVTYYPHRGAVPATLWSSLIEQASSHVEILVYAGLFLFDSHPDLPDQLADKAKAGAQVRVLLGDPESDMVRQRGEEEGIGSDLAARARITRRYLEPATRTPGVEVRLHDTILYNSIYRFDDDVLVNPHVLGAPAGQNPVLHFRYIPGARTFRHYMKSFDYAWEQGTPS, from the coding sequence ATGGCGAACGAGCGTCTGCGCGCGATGATTTCGGCGAAGGGCGAGACCGTTCAGTCGGTCGCGCAGCACGTCGGAGTGGACCCTAAGAGCGTCGAGCGTTGGATCACGACGGACCGCACGCCACACCGAGGTCACCGGTGGAAGGCGTCCAGCTTCCTCGGCGTGGACGAGGTCTACCTCTGGCCTGCGGTGACGAAGCAGGCGGAGACGGCCAGCACTTCGGAACTGGTGACGTACTACCCGCATCGCGGAGCAGTGCCGGCCACCCTCTGGTCATCGCTGATCGAGCAGGCGTCCAGCCACGTCGAGATCCTCGTGTACGCGGGCCTGTTCCTCTTCGACAGCCACCCCGACCTGCCGGACCAGCTCGCCGACAAGGCCAAGGCAGGGGCCCAGGTCCGGGTACTCCTCGGTGACCCCGAGTCGGACATGGTCCGGCAGCGTGGCGAGGAAGAGGGCATCGGCAGCGATCTTGCCGCCCGAGCACGGATCACCCGCCGCTACCTCGAACCAGCAACCAGGACACCGGGCGTCGAGGTCCGACTCCACGACACGATCCTCTACAACTCCATCTACCGGTTCGACGACGACGTCCTGGTGAACCCACACGTTCTCGGCGCACCGGCCGGACAGAACCCGGTCCTGCACTTCCGGTACATCCCCGGGGCCCGGACGTTCCGCCACTACATGAAGAGCTTCGACTACGCGTGGGAGCAGGGCACCCCGTCGTAA
- a CDS encoding NUDIX domain-containing protein: MARIDYFNDPNAPKANSIVPSVTAVARNEAGEVLLIHKTDNDLWALPGGGVDVGESAADAAVRETKEETGFEVEVTGLVGLYTNPAHVMAYDDGEVRQQFSICFTAKITGGELRTSSESKEVAFVRPDRLDELNIHPSMRMRIDRGLSGEATPYIG, from the coding sequence ATGGCCCGCATCGACTACTTCAACGATCCGAACGCTCCGAAGGCGAACAGCATCGTCCCGTCCGTCACCGCCGTTGCCCGCAATGAGGCCGGCGAAGTGCTACTGATCCACAAGACCGACAACGATCTGTGGGCCCTGCCCGGCGGCGGCGTCGATGTTGGCGAGTCTGCCGCAGACGCCGCGGTACGTGAGACGAAGGAAGAGACCGGGTTCGAGGTCGAGGTGACCGGTCTGGTCGGCCTGTACACCAACCCGGCGCACGTCATGGCGTACGACGACGGCGAGGTACGGCAACAGTTCTCGATCTGCTTCACGGCGAAGATCACCGGCGGTGAATTGCGCACCAGCAGCGAGAGCAAGGAAGTCGCCTTCGTCCGGCCGGACCGGCTCGACGAGCTGAACATTCATCCGTCGATGCGGATGCGGATCGATCGCGGACTCTCCGGCGAAGCGACGCCTTACATCGGCTGA
- a CDS encoding HD domain-containing protein codes for MPSALDTPHGAAELAESLLPPLGNRWLHTQAVAARAVEASEALPENERDLLVAAAWLHDIGYAPELRDTGFHPLDGARHLASLDAPDRLVRLVAHHSGAVYEAEQRGLSAELAVYEREDSPVLDALIFADMTTGPAGQRFDFDRRIDEILVRYAPGSEVHNAISKARPYLGAAVERTLARLDAQPM; via the coding sequence ATGCCTTCTGCGCTGGATACGCCCCATGGAGCGGCCGAGCTGGCCGAGTCGTTGTTGCCACCGCTCGGGAACCGCTGGCTGCACACTCAGGCGGTCGCAGCTCGGGCTGTCGAAGCCTCAGAGGCTCTGCCCGAGAACGAGCGGGACCTCCTCGTCGCTGCGGCCTGGCTCCATGACATCGGGTACGCACCCGAGCTGCGTGACACCGGATTCCACCCGCTCGACGGCGCCCGGCATCTGGCCTCGCTTGATGCGCCCGATCGTCTGGTGCGGCTCGTCGCCCATCACTCCGGCGCGGTGTACGAAGCAGAGCAACGTGGGCTCTCGGCTGAGCTGGCCGTGTACGAGCGGGAAGACTCCCCGGTCCTGGACGCGCTGATCTTCGCCGACATGACCACCGGCCCCGCCGGGCAGCGCTTCGACTTCGATAGGCGCATCGACGAGATCCTGGTTCGCTACGCGCCCGGCAGCGAAGTGCACAACGCGATCAGCAAGGCCCGGCCCTACCTCGGGGCCGCTGTCGAGCGGACTCTCGCGCGGCTCGACGCTCAGCCGATGTAA
- a CDS encoding tyrosine-type recombinase/integrase, with amino-acid sequence MFTGARGGQLRRNNFRRLWLRALETTGLGDVHFHDLRHTGNTLAATGGATTRELMQRMGHSSVRAALIYQHLVNGRDHAIAAHVDEQIRKARPAESDEASGT; translated from the coding sequence GTGTTCACCGGGGCGCGGGGTGGGCAGCTTCGCCGGAACAACTTCCGCCGCCTGTGGCTGCGGGCCCTGGAGACGACCGGCCTCGGAGATGTGCACTTCCACGATCTGCGCCACACCGGGAACACCCTCGCCGCGACCGGCGGCGCCACGACGCGTGAGCTGATGCAGCGGATGGGGCACTCGTCTGTTCGGGCCGCGCTGATCTATCAGCACCTGGTGAACGGCCGTGACCATGCCATCGCGGCACACGTCGACGAGCAGATCAGGAAGGCCCGGCCCGCCGAGTCCGACGAGGCATCTGGCACGTAA
- a CDS encoding RCC1 domain-containing protein — protein sequence MALPAPMAAAQAQRVESWGANGSGQLGDGTMTNHPTPGGVRELSGVTAVVAGCSHSLALLSNGTVRAWGNNSDGQLGIGTTGGTSTTPVPVSGLSNVTAVATSCDHNLALLADGTVRAWGDNDSGHLGNGTTADSNVPVPVSGLGGVRDISAGFNHSLARLANGTVRAWGDNSSGQLGNGTTTDSNVPVPVSGLGGVRDVAAGGFFSLARLANGTVRAWGNNSNGELGNGSTVSESLVPVSVSGLGGVRDVAAGSSHSLARLANGTVRAWGSNFSGQLGNGSTVDSNVPVPVRTGIGYVRYIAAAVGPFTSSTSLAA from the coding sequence TTGGCGCTGCCCGCACCCATGGCCGCTGCTCAGGCCCAGCGCGTCGAGTCCTGGGGTGCCAACGGCTCCGGGCAGCTTGGCGACGGCACCATGACCAACCACCCCACCCCTGGTGGGGTACGCGAGCTGAGCGGCGTGACGGCGGTCGTCGCCGGCTGCTCCCACAGCCTCGCCCTGCTGTCCAACGGGACCGTCCGCGCCTGGGGCAACAACAGCGACGGGCAGCTCGGCATCGGTACCACCGGCGGCACCAGCACCACCCCAGTCCCCGTCAGTGGACTGAGCAACGTGACCGCGGTCGCCACCAGCTGTGATCACAACCTCGCCCTGCTGGCCGACGGCACCGTCCGCGCCTGGGGCGACAACGACAGTGGGCACCTCGGCAACGGCACCACAGCCGACAGCAACGTTCCGGTCCCCGTCAGCGGACTCGGCGGCGTCCGAGACATCTCCGCAGGCTTCAACCACAGCCTGGCGCGCCTGGCGAACGGCACCGTCCGCGCCTGGGGCGACAACAGTAGCGGGCAGCTCGGCAACGGCACCACCACCGACAGCAATGTCCCGGTCCCCGTCAGCGGACTCGGCGGCGTCCGAGACGTCGCCGCAGGTGGCTTTTTCAGCCTGGCGCGCCTGGCGAACGGCACCGTCCGCGCCTGGGGCAACAACAGCAACGGAGAACTCGGCAACGGCAGCACCGTCAGCGAAAGCCTCGTTCCGGTTTCGGTCAGCGGACTCGGCGGCGTCCGAGACGTCGCCGCGGGCAGCTCACACAGCCTGGCGCGCCTGGCCAACGGCACAGTTCGCGCCTGGGGCAGCAACTTCTCCGGGCAGCTCGGCAACGGCAGCACCGTCGACAGCAACGTTCCGGTCCCGGTGCGTACCGGAATCGGCTACGTCAGGTACATCGCAGCGGCCGTCGGACCCTTCACCAGTTCGACCAGCCTGGCGGCCTGA
- a CDS encoding DUF6338 family protein — translation MPSSLIGLVALIFVAVPGYFYLVRYERRGLRERHGSVREIAELFAVGAFVAVAVGGSLFMLAEVVPGLATLEGIVSGYKYLQSHPWHLARSACLLFIFSAMTCAVLGDIRGRKRSDSNLSNHPGTVWTDLLQTPRGESDPIVEVLMDDGTRVHGRCHMVSLERDIAQRDVALHHPVAVQAPGQDLATASPADYVIIPGGLIRLIQITTLRDVDSA, via the coding sequence ATGCCGTCGAGCCTGATCGGCCTGGTCGCCCTGATCTTCGTCGCCGTGCCTGGGTACTTCTACCTTGTGCGGTACGAGCGGCGCGGCCTGCGAGAGCGGCACGGTTCGGTACGCGAGATCGCCGAACTTTTTGCCGTGGGCGCGTTCGTGGCGGTGGCTGTGGGGGGAAGCCTCTTCATGCTCGCCGAAGTCGTTCCGGGGTTGGCTACCCTCGAGGGCATCGTGTCCGGGTACAAGTATCTGCAGTCCCACCCCTGGCATCTCGCACGATCCGCCTGCCTACTCTTCATCTTCAGCGCTATGACATGCGCTGTTCTAGGCGATATACGAGGTCGAAAGAGAAGCGACAGCAATCTCTCCAACCACCCGGGCACCGTTTGGACTGACCTACTACAGACCCCGCGCGGAGAATCCGATCCCATCGTGGAGGTGCTGATGGATGACGGCACCCGCGTCCATGGCCGTTGCCATATGGTTTCCCTGGAGCGAGATATCGCGCAGCGGGACGTGGCTCTGCACCATCCGGTGGCCGTTCAAGCTCCAGGTCAAGACCTGGCGACGGCCTCGCCAGCGGACTACGTGATCATTCCTGGTGGACTCATCCGACTGATCCAGATCACGACATTACGCGACGTGGATTCCGCCTGA
- a CDS encoding CHAT domain-containing protein produces MNDSAEKFAFANNNFWQRERLYWQAAHAGLPTGVIFDRLVEAGRSVLETRQQLTVPGRELAHGFHSDADIAGAVLGVYEREATTHEAGDWPRERMQEHWAAAREIAALVGPLRLRQHLVSRAQYALGQSQASKALALLDQARRLASEPVFASGSGETQRYLHGDLRAVQAAALHQLYDSVTALTVQAPLERELRELLPNGPLLDEAARRKLPRRGQSASADHLLAASTVYHQVLDTKAAALRDTGHPAEAERTYLILAPHYEQQGLTEVGMLQLAACALSRKQPGKAGRWLDRAAPLFGTAPVSRDSGGDLTSMRAHLKRVKGAVYCRMRAECSRLQGQQVEALVWCRRGEVYLRAHPDHAAEAGLQTERARVHRALSEPASAAEAYRRAIVASDWLLRAPLGHRFDTLHLRFRQPLFDEALQAAQETDNAELATLVTDLLKARAFTARLALARTSVPAAPPPDEQPDRHEFHDLTERIGFAERQGQSELAEQLSQRRATLLTRIRAVDPRWQVLQQDPPFDPATLISYLAAYGSHASGTGAGACVALSLYEQGRSIVAALATADEGLRMAVQPLSKKTHRALDSHQRLLLSGNKPQPMNFWDDYGINLSDLIPESFADVIAAAGTCLLSPHGRLHALPWTAVRHQNRHLIRDTSIGVVPNLACIPVLDHRPCARLRVALVGVTELLTGKRQFDPVRRLLYKLSSSLTPDQLYGPPVIDRAADTAALRALLHSGPRVPGETAVLCLGTHGFAAPEAPFRGGVEMADGCIEAGEVSLGRMRFEEVVLVACRTSWRASTDRRGGHGALVEPDEGSPDEPFELGGDQANALVHAFQEAGAAFVLASPIPVWSRAASRYSEKWFGHRAARCTPLEASRRTAVELLNDDNTSEIISRWAGFTAYGVR; encoded by the coding sequence ATGAATGATTCAGCGGAGAAATTCGCCTTCGCGAACAACAACTTCTGGCAGAGGGAGCGGCTGTATTGGCAGGCAGCGCATGCGGGTTTGCCTACCGGGGTGATCTTTGACCGTCTCGTGGAGGCCGGCCGGTCGGTGCTCGAGACGAGACAGCAACTGACCGTGCCGGGCCGCGAATTGGCGCACGGGTTCCATTCAGACGCTGACATCGCGGGGGCAGTGCTTGGTGTGTACGAGCGGGAGGCGACCACACATGAGGCTGGAGATTGGCCTCGCGAGCGCATGCAGGAGCACTGGGCAGCGGCACGTGAGATCGCCGCGCTGGTAGGGCCGCTCAGGTTGCGCCAGCATCTGGTGAGCAGGGCGCAGTATGCGCTGGGCCAGTCTCAGGCCAGTAAGGCACTGGCTCTGCTGGATCAGGCCAGACGACTTGCGAGCGAGCCTGTGTTTGCGTCCGGCAGCGGCGAGACGCAGAGGTACCTTCATGGTGATCTGCGCGCAGTGCAGGCCGCCGCCTTGCATCAACTGTACGACTCGGTCACCGCCTTGACGGTTCAAGCGCCTCTGGAACGAGAACTGAGGGAGCTGTTACCAAACGGACCGTTGCTCGACGAGGCCGCCCGCAGGAAACTGCCCCGGCGCGGACAATCGGCATCAGCCGATCACTTACTCGCGGCATCGACCGTCTATCACCAGGTGCTGGATACAAAAGCCGCCGCCTTGCGGGATACCGGGCACCCTGCAGAGGCTGAGAGGACCTATTTGATACTCGCGCCGCACTACGAGCAGCAAGGCCTGACTGAAGTAGGCATGCTGCAACTCGCCGCTTGCGCGTTGAGCCGAAAACAACCGGGGAAGGCGGGTCGCTGGCTCGACCGCGCTGCGCCACTTTTTGGAACGGCTCCCGTAAGCCGTGACTCCGGCGGGGACCTGACGTCCATGCGAGCGCACCTCAAGCGAGTCAAAGGTGCCGTTTACTGTCGCATGCGCGCCGAATGCTCTCGACTACAGGGCCAGCAAGTGGAGGCTCTCGTTTGGTGCCGCCGCGGCGAGGTCTACCTGAGGGCTCATCCCGATCACGCGGCGGAAGCGGGCTTGCAAACGGAGAGAGCGCGGGTACACCGGGCTCTGAGCGAACCGGCCTCCGCGGCCGAGGCGTACCGTAGGGCAATCGTTGCTTCGGACTGGCTGCTGCGGGCTCCCCTCGGTCACCGCTTCGACACCTTGCACCTGCGCTTCCGACAACCACTGTTCGACGAGGCCCTGCAAGCGGCACAGGAGACCGACAATGCTGAACTAGCCACCCTGGTGACCGACCTGCTCAAGGCTCGAGCTTTCACCGCTCGATTGGCACTGGCCCGTACTTCCGTGCCGGCTGCACCGCCCCCTGACGAACAGCCGGACCGGCATGAATTTCACGACCTCACCGAGCGCATCGGGTTTGCCGAGCGCCAGGGACAGTCGGAACTGGCCGAGCAGCTCTCTCAACGCCGAGCCACACTGCTCACCCGTATCCGTGCCGTGGATCCACGGTGGCAAGTGCTTCAGCAAGATCCGCCCTTCGACCCCGCCACACTCATCAGCTACCTCGCGGCGTACGGCAGTCATGCATCGGGAACCGGGGCCGGTGCTTGCGTCGCGCTGAGTCTGTACGAACAGGGGCGCAGCATTGTGGCGGCCCTGGCGACCGCCGATGAAGGGCTGCGGATGGCAGTACAGCCGCTGTCCAAGAAGACCCACCGCGCCCTTGACTCGCATCAGCGTCTGCTGTTGTCGGGCAACAAGCCGCAGCCTATGAATTTTTGGGACGACTACGGTATCAATCTGAGCGACCTCATCCCCGAGTCGTTCGCTGACGTGATTGCCGCGGCCGGCACCTGTCTGCTGTCACCGCACGGCCGACTCCACGCCTTGCCATGGACAGCGGTCCGCCACCAGAATCGTCATCTCATCCGCGATACGTCCATCGGGGTCGTCCCCAACCTGGCATGCATACCAGTATTGGACCATCGCCCTTGCGCACGGCTGCGCGTGGCCCTTGTCGGCGTTACTGAACTACTCACTGGCAAAAGGCAGTTCGATCCGGTACGCCGCCTGTTGTATAAACTCTCCAGCTCTCTCACGCCAGATCAGCTGTACGGCCCACCGGTCATCGATCGGGCCGCAGACACCGCCGCGCTGCGGGCCTTGCTGCACTCTGGCCCGCGCGTCCCGGGCGAGACCGCCGTGCTATGCCTTGGTACACACGGCTTCGCGGCGCCCGAGGCGCCGTTCCGGGGTGGTGTGGAGATGGCGGATGGCTGCATCGAGGCTGGCGAAGTCTCACTCGGTCGCATGCGCTTCGAGGAAGTCGTTCTTGTAGCCTGCCGCACCAGTTGGCGCGCGTCCACCGATCGCCGCGGTGGCCACGGAGCTCTGGTGGAGCCGGACGAGGGAAGCCCGGACGAGCCATTCGAACTAGGCGGTGACCAAGCGAACGCCTTGGTGCACGCATTTCAGGAGGCAGGAGCCGCATTCGTTCTCGCCAGCCCGATTCCCGTATGGTCCCGTGCTGCGTCACGCTATTCCGAGAAGTGGTTCGGACACAGGGCAGCGAGATGTACTCCATTGGAAGCCAGTCGACGGACAGCTGTAGAGCTGCTGAATGATGACAATACATCAGAGATAATTTCGCGCTGGGCCGGCTTTACGGCGTACGGAGTCCGATGA
- a CDS encoding MBL fold metallo-hydrolase yields the protein MTDTPLGRSATYKILTTGYTLSTGPGVAATVSYISDGERHVIVDPGMVAGRERILGPLAESGIGPDDITDVVLSHHHPDNTMNVGLFGRARVHDHKAIYQNDQWTDRDAEGYELTSSLRLIRTPGHSREDITLLAGTGSGVVAFVGDLWWRPNGPVDDPVAPDHAILLASRLRVLAAADVIVPGHGAAFPADDTAPR from the coding sequence ATGACAGACACACCGCTCGGCCGCAGCGCCACCTACAAGATCCTGACGACCGGCTACACCCTTTCCACCGGTCCCGGGGTGGCCGCCACCGTCTCCTACATCAGTGACGGGGAACGCCACGTGATCGTCGACCCGGGCATGGTGGCCGGCCGCGAGCGGATCCTCGGCCCGCTCGCGGAGTCGGGGATCGGCCCCGACGACATCACCGACGTGGTGCTCAGCCACCACCATCCCGACAACACCATGAACGTCGGCCTCTTCGGCCGGGCTCGCGTCCACGACCACAAGGCGATCTACCAGAACGACCAGTGGACCGATCGCGACGCCGAGGGCTACGAGCTCACCTCCTCGCTCAGGCTGATCCGCACCCCGGGACACAGCCGCGAGGACATCACCCTGCTGGCAGGCACGGGCTCGGGTGTCGTGGCCTTCGTGGGTGACCTCTGGTGGCGCCCCAACGGCCCGGTGGACGACCCGGTGGCCCCGGACCACGCGATACTGCTGGCGTCCAGGCTCCGGGTACTTGCCGCCGCGGACGTGATCGTGCCGGGCCACGGCGCCGCGTTCCCGGCCGACGACACCGCGCCGCGCTAA
- a CDS encoding helix-turn-helix domain-containing protein → MPPFVTVAAYASHGVGMLGVGIVSEVFDARGPDLPRFDFALCTGRPGRVRTDVGLPVMVEHGLDRLAAADLVIALPWADFRTPPAPAVLEALTAAHERGALVAGHCVGAFALAAAGLLDGRRATTHWRFAGLLAERHPDVTVEPDALYIDEGRIATGAGAAAGFDLCLHLLRREYGAATANAIARDLVLPSHRDGGQAQYLATPAPADCDDDRLADVVAWAREHLHEPLPVAELARRALMSRRSFARRFAASTGTTPHAWLLGLRLGRAEELLETTGLPVEEIARLVGFGSAAVLRAQFVRRRGVPPRSYRRSFTRTP, encoded by the coding sequence ATGCCCCCCTTCGTGACGGTCGCCGCCTACGCCTCGCACGGTGTCGGGATGCTCGGAGTCGGCATCGTGTCCGAGGTGTTCGACGCCCGCGGCCCGGACCTGCCCCGCTTCGACTTCGCCCTGTGCACCGGCCGTCCCGGACGGGTCCGCACTGATGTGGGGCTGCCCGTCATGGTCGAGCACGGCCTGGACCGGCTGGCCGCCGCCGATCTCGTGATCGCCCTGCCCTGGGCGGACTTCCGTACACCACCGGCGCCCGCCGTGCTCGAGGCGCTGACCGCCGCGCATGAGCGCGGCGCGTTGGTCGCGGGACATTGTGTCGGTGCTTTCGCGCTCGCCGCGGCCGGTCTGCTCGACGGGCGGCGCGCCACCACCCACTGGCGGTTCGCCGGTCTGCTGGCCGAACGCCACCCGGACGTCACCGTCGAGCCCGACGCCCTGTACATCGACGAAGGCCGGATCGCCACAGGTGCGGGAGCCGCCGCCGGCTTCGATCTGTGCCTGCACCTCCTGCGGCGGGAGTACGGCGCCGCCACGGCCAACGCCATCGCGCGAGACCTGGTCCTGCCGTCCCACCGGGACGGGGGACAGGCCCAGTACCTGGCCACCCCGGCACCCGCGGACTGCGATGACGATCGGCTCGCCGACGTGGTCGCCTGGGCCCGCGAGCACCTCCACGAGCCGCTTCCCGTGGCGGAGTTGGCCCGCCGAGCCCTGATGAGCAGGCGCTCCTTCGCCCGCCGCTTCGCCGCCTCGACCGGCACCACCCCGCACGCCTGGCTGCTCGGCCTGCGGCTCGGTCGCGCCGAGGAACTCCTCGAGACCACGGGCCTCCCCGTCGAGGAGATCGCGCGACTGGTCGGTTTCGGAAGCGCGGCCGTCCTGCGCGCACAGTTCGTACGGCGTCGGGGAGTTCCGCCCCGCTCGTACCGCCGGTCCTTCACCCGTACCCCGTAG
- a CDS encoding dihydrofolate reductase family protein — protein MSKVVLDVSMSLDGFTAGPNVREEEPMGDGGEQLHEWMAGKGPDGAVDIGIRQELDASVGATVIGRRTFDLGRGPWGGTPWPGVPSFVVTHRTREDLLGDNGGTFAFDGLEAAARRATEAAGDKDVLVLGAAVARQLLRAGLLDEVRLHLVPLLMGEGTPLFAGERIGLIPQGAPVAGSVTHLRYSVPKP, from the coding sequence ATGAGCAAGGTGGTGCTGGACGTGTCGATGTCCCTGGACGGGTTCACGGCCGGACCGAACGTCCGGGAGGAGGAACCCATGGGGGACGGCGGCGAACAGCTGCATGAGTGGATGGCCGGGAAGGGGCCGGACGGCGCGGTGGACATCGGCATCCGCCAGGAGCTGGACGCGTCGGTGGGGGCCACCGTCATCGGACGACGCACCTTCGACCTCGGCCGGGGCCCGTGGGGCGGCACGCCGTGGCCCGGCGTCCCCAGCTTCGTGGTCACCCACCGGACCAGGGAGGACCTGCTCGGCGACAACGGCGGAACGTTCGCCTTCGACGGGCTGGAGGCCGCGGCCCGGCGTGCCACGGAAGCCGCGGGGGACAAGGACGTCCTGGTCCTGGGTGCCGCCGTCGCCCGGCAGTTGCTCAGGGCGGGCCTGCTCGACGAGGTGCGCCTCCACCTCGTCCCCCTGCTGATGGGAGAGGGAACGCCGCTGTTCGCCGGGGAGCGGATCGGGCTGATCCCCCAGGGGGCACCCGTCGCGGGGTCCGTGACCCACCTGCGCTACAGCGTCCCGAAGCCCTGA